The Verrucomicrobiia bacterium genome has a segment encoding these proteins:
- the corA gene encoding magnesium/cobalt transporter CorA — translation MIRSLAFTTQGRLHSRDVEVFLMPTLLNDTNLFLWVDLENPTAEETKMVLEDIFHFHPLAIEDCVMVSPAPKVEEYLPKEGDSFAPHLFMVIHAVDYSRKDGVFDTNELNFFLGKNFLVTYHERPVRSVTAVEDLAVKGTVHIAKAPDRVAHRILDSIVENYKPALDELSLEIGELEQAALQDPGTETLNRILQEKKEVMHLRQIVGPQREVLARFARGEFTLVRAHMVPYFRDVYDGLSHIADTAQNYADSLTGILQIYLNMSSNQTGEVVKLLTLITVITTPLMMIGTWYGMNFKHMPELDLEHGYLIAGGVMLVTTLLTYWYFKKRKWF, via the coding sequence ATGATTCGTTCCCTCGCCTTCACCACGCAAGGCCGGCTCCATAGCCGGGATGTCGAGGTGTTTCTCATGCCCACGCTGCTGAACGACACCAACCTTTTCCTCTGGGTGGACCTCGAAAACCCCACGGCCGAGGAAACCAAAATGGTGCTCGAGGACATTTTTCACTTCCACCCGCTCGCCATCGAGGATTGCGTCATGGTCAGCCCGGCGCCCAAGGTCGAGGAGTATCTGCCGAAGGAGGGCGACAGTTTCGCGCCGCACCTGTTCATGGTCATTCATGCCGTGGATTACAGCCGGAAGGACGGCGTGTTTGACACGAACGAGCTGAATTTCTTTCTCGGGAAGAACTTTCTCGTCACCTACCACGAACGGCCGGTGCGCAGCGTGACGGCGGTGGAGGACCTGGCGGTCAAAGGCACGGTGCACATCGCCAAGGCGCCCGACCGGGTGGCGCACCGGATTCTGGATTCCATCGTGGAAAACTACAAACCGGCCTTGGACGAGTTGTCCCTGGAAATTGGCGAGTTGGAGCAGGCGGCCCTGCAGGATCCGGGCACGGAAACGTTGAACCGGATTTTGCAGGAGAAGAAGGAGGTCATGCACCTGCGGCAGATTGTCGGGCCGCAACGCGAGGTGCTGGCGCGCTTTGCCCGGGGCGAATTCACGCTCGTGCGCGCCCACATGGTGCCTTACTTCCGGGACGTGTATGACGGGCTGTCGCACATTGCGGACACGGCGCAAAACTACGCCGATTCGCTGACGGGCATCCTGCAAATCTACCTGAACATGTCCTCCAACCAGACGGGCGAAGTGGTCAAGCTGCTCACGCTCATCACGGTCATCACCACGCCGCTGATGATGATCGGCACGTGGTATGGCATGAACTTCAAACACATGCCGGAACTGGACCTGGAGCACGGTTATCTGATTGCCGGTGGCGTGATGCTGGTGACCACGCTGCTGACCTACTGGTATTTCAAGAAGCGAAAGTGGTTCTGA
- a CDS encoding ATP-binding protein, with protein sequence MALPKTSFLDKVLGRIGRLDSEGLQTVVQRLARERSFLETLFNTIEDGVLVVDEAGRILYFNEAVTRLIGLKAGAEGEPITNYLAELDWRRIARFDSEGGRHVIRHEFEVSYPRPRFLRLYAAPLDGEATGSSGVALILHDATEARQQTFEAIESERIQALTLLAASVAHELGNPLNALHIHLQLMERELKKLTPAAGAGGRLAAGAGDVAESVRKLSQFLGVAKGEINRLDYIITQFLQAIRPTPAQLKPGQLNDVVAKSLDLLRPELENRDIAVKEKLARRLPDAPIDAVQLQQALVNLIKNAMQAMTRGGTLTLATGEGSEGVWLSITDTGCGIGDEQMKHIFEPFYTTKKKGTGLGLMIVQRIVRAHNGRIELDSRAGRGTMFRIWLPLHEPKPRLLAAPNAP encoded by the coding sequence ATGGCGCTGCCCAAGACAAGTTTCCTCGACAAGGTGCTCGGCCGCATCGGGCGGCTCGACAGCGAAGGCCTGCAGACCGTCGTCCAGCGGCTCGCGCGCGAGCGCAGCTTCCTCGAGACGCTGTTCAACACCATCGAGGACGGCGTGCTGGTGGTGGATGAAGCGGGCCGCATCCTGTATTTCAATGAGGCGGTCACGCGGCTCATCGGCTTGAAGGCCGGTGCGGAAGGCGAGCCCATCACCAACTACCTCGCGGAACTCGACTGGCGGCGCATTGCGCGGTTCGACAGCGAAGGCGGCCGGCACGTCATCCGCCACGAATTCGAGGTGAGCTATCCGCGGCCGCGTTTCCTGCGGCTTTACGCGGCGCCGCTGGACGGCGAAGCAACGGGCAGCTCCGGCGTGGCGTTGATTTTGCACGATGCCACCGAAGCCCGGCAGCAAACCTTTGAAGCCATCGAAAGCGAGCGCATCCAGGCGTTGACGCTGCTGGCGGCCAGCGTGGCACATGAACTGGGCAACCCGCTCAACGCGCTGCACATTCACCTGCAACTCATGGAGCGCGAATTGAAAAAGCTCACCCCGGCCGCCGGCGCCGGCGGCCGGCTGGCGGCGGGCGCGGGCGACGTTGCGGAATCGGTGCGCAAGCTTTCCCAGTTCCTGGGCGTGGCCAAGGGCGAGATCAACCGCCTCGATTACATCATCACGCAGTTCTTGCAGGCCATCCGGCCCACGCCCGCGCAGCTCAAGCCCGGCCAGCTCAACGACGTGGTGGCCAAATCGCTCGACCTGCTCCGGCCGGAACTCGAAAACCGCGACATCGCCGTCAAGGAGAAGCTGGCCCGGCGGCTGCCGGACGCGCCGATTGACGCCGTGCAGCTGCAGCAGGCGCTGGTCAACCTCATCAAGAACGCCATGCAGGCCATGACCCGGGGCGGCACGCTGACGCTGGCCACGGGCGAGGGCTCGGAGGGCGTCTGGCTCAGCATCACGGACACCGGCTGCGGCATTGGCGACGAGCAGATGAAGCACATTTTCGAGCCGTTTTACACGACGAAGAAAAAGGGCACCGGACTGGGTTTGATGATCGTGCAACGCATTGTCCGCGCCCACAACGGCCGCATCGAACTGGACAGCCGCGCCGGCCGCGGAACGATGTTCCGCATCTGGCTGCCGTTGCATGAACCCAAACCGCGGCTGCTGGCCGCGCCGAACGCCCCTTGA